CGATTGATGATATTTCCTTCACGGTCGATCAAGAACTTCGTGAAATTCCACTTGATCGATTTCGACCCCATCAATCCTGGAGCATTTTCAGCCAAATAGCTGAACAATGGATGAGCTTCCTTTCCATTGACATTGACCTTTGCAAACATTGGGAAGGTTACGCCATGATTCAGTTTACAATATGAATCGATTTCCAGATCATCTCCTGGCTCCTGGTTCAAGAACTGATTGCATGGAAAACCAAGAACGGCCAGTCCTTGTTCTTCATATTGTACATACAGGCTTTGCAAATCATCATATTGTGGCGAAAAACCGCATTTACTGGCGGTGTTCACAATAATCATCACTTTGCCTCTGTATTCCTCGAGCGAAATGGTATCGCCATTGATTTTATTGACTTCATATTCGTAAATGGACATGTATGATCTCCCCCTATTAGTATATTGCTGTCATTTTACCGTATATAGAGGTGCATTTACCAACTTTACTATTCTTCTTTTACCATTAACCATTATCCTTGAAGCTTGACTGCTTGTATGGATTGAATCAAATATTCGACCATATCTTCCAAGTCCTCCATTTGTTCCTCTTTCACGAGTCTTCCAAAAGAAACCTTGTAAACGGAAGAATAATTGGGTTTCTCCTTTTTACGGACCGTTTCACTGGTCTTTAAGGTGATGATCCTTTGATCTCCCCATATTCTTTCCAAATTGTTCAAAAGCTCTTGGGCCATCAC
This genomic stretch from Peribacillus muralis harbors:
- a CDS encoding glutathione peroxidase, producing MSIYEYEVNKINGDTISLEEYRGKVMIIVNTASKCGFSPQYDDLQSLYVQYEEQGLAVLGFPCNQFLNQEPGDDLEIDSYCKLNHGVTFPMFAKVNVNGKEAHPLFSYLAENAPGLMGSKSIKWNFTKFLIDREGNIINRYAPKTKPMEFESDIKKLL